A portion of the Cervus elaphus chromosome X, mCerEla1.1, whole genome shotgun sequence genome contains these proteins:
- the CYLC1 gene encoding cylicin-1, whose protein sequence is MSLPRLCLGDLINEDIYTWNSLCRQEINIKTYDNSIPIIESSKKLWNQQYFTIAFPKPSQPGGKKRLRPSEIQITAPRHDKRNVDELQKPAHIWIRHSLRKKIQSPSINLTIRRQASFRHITHSKKAESKKCKDDKKGTTLKKISKKDTGPHEIDEKPKRGSKADKTPSKSSHESQLYKKLKSKSEANPESKDSIQVSIKHPKKDKRYSKDSKEMDFESISTKKYSKSSNNNSDAISETFSKNSSNVGLMMHLGESDAESMEFDMWLKNYSQNNSKKPTKKDAKKDAKGKGSDAESVDSKDAKKDAKKDKKGAAKDTKKDAKKDAESTDAESGDSKDAKKGKKESKKDDKKKDAKKDAASDAESGDSKDAKKDSKKGKKDDKKDDKKKDAKKDAESTDAESGDSKDAKKDSKKGKKDSKKDDKKKDAKKDAESTDAESGDSKDEKKDSKKGKKDSKKDDKKKDAKKDAVSTDADSESEGDAKKGGKDSKKDKKDLKKDDKKKSAMKSEESTETESDWESKKVKRESKKDAKKSAKKDTESSDAESDVSSKRDLKKTEMFKSSDAESEESLFKPGPKKRVDESDATSTDSKKDAVELKRGIKMPSRRTTFKEKGKKIGTGRVPPSRERAPLPPCEPLLPSPRVKRLCRCQMPPPPPKPRYAPLPEAKWIHKLL, encoded by the exons TCATTGAATCAAGCAAAAAATTATGGAATCAACAATATTTCACTATAGCATTTCCCAAACCATCCCAGCCAGGTGGAAAAAAGAGATTAAGACCTTCAGAAATACAAATCACAGCTCCT AGACATGACAAAAGAAATGTAGATGAACTTCAGAAGCCAGCTCATATATGGATAAGGcattctttaaggaaaaaaattcaaagtccATCTATTAATTTAACCATCAGGAGACAGGCCTCATTCAGACATATAACCCATTCTAAAAAGGCAGAATCTAAAAAGTGCAAAGATGACAAAAAAGGAACAACTTTGAAGAAAATTTCCAAGAAAGACACAGGCCCACATGAAATAGATGAGAAACCTAAAAGAGGAAGTAAAGCAGATAAAACTCCATCAAAATCATCACATGAAAGTCAACTATATAAGAAGTTAAAGTCCAAATCAGAAGCAAACCCAGAATCCAAAGATTCTATACAAGTTTCAATAAAGCATCCAAAAAAAGATAAGAGATATTCAAAAGATTCCAAGGAGATGGATTTTGAATCCATAAGTACAAAGAAGTACTCTAAGAGCTCAAATAATAATTCTGATGCCATATCAGAGACTTTCTCAAAAAATAGTTCAAATGTGGGTTTAATGATGCATTTAGGGGAGTCAGATGCTGAATCCATGGAATTTGATATGTGGTTAAAGAATTATTCACAGAATAATTCAAAGAAGCCCACAAAGAAGGATGCAAAAAAAGATGCAAAGGGGAAGGGCTCTGATgctgaatctgtagattcaaaagatgcaaagaaagatgcaaagaaagataagaaggGTGCAGCTAAAGACACCAAGAAGGATGCAAAGAAGGATGCAGAGTCTACTGATGCAGAATCTGGAGactcaaaagatgcaaagaaAGGCAAGAAAGAGTCAAAGAAAGATGACAAGAAAAAGGATGCCAAGAAGGATGCTGCATCTGATGCAGAATCTGGAGACTCAAAGGATGCAAAGAAAGATTCGAAAAAGGGCAAGAAAGATGATAAGAAAGATGATAAGAAAAAGGATGCCAAGAAAGATGCAGAGTCTACTGATGCAGAATCTGGAGACTCAAAGGATGCAAAGAAAGATTCGAAAAAGGGCAAGAAAGATTCAAAGAAGGATGATAAGAAAAAGGATGCCAAGAAAGATGCAGAGTCTACCGATGCAGAATCTGGAGACtcaaaggatgaaaagaaagatTCAAAAAAGGGCAAGAAAGATTCAAAGAAAGATGATAAGAAAAAGGATGCCAAGAAGGATGCTGTGTCTACTGATGCTGATTCTGAATCTGAAGGGGATGCAAAAAAGGGTGGAAAAGAttcaaagaaagataagaaagatttAAAGAAAGATGACAAAAAGAAGTCTGCAATGAAATCTGAAGAGTCTACTGAAACTGAGTCTGACTGGGAGTCAAAGAAGGTTAAACGAGAATCAAAGAAAGATGCCAAAAAGAGTGCAAAGAAGGACACAGAGTCTAGTGATGCTGAATCTGATGTGTCTTCCAAAAGAGACCTAAAGAAGACTGAAATGTTCAAAAGTTCAGATGCTGAATCTGAAGAGTCTCTATTTAAACCTGGGCCTAAAAAGAGAGTTGATGAATCAGATGCcacatctacagattcaaagaaGGATGCAGTGGAACTAAAAAGAGGAATCAAAATGCCATCCCGGAGGACTACattcaaagaaaaaggaaaaaaaataggtacAGGTAGAGTTCCTCCATCAAGAGAAAGAGCACCACTACCTCCTTGTGAGCCTTTATTGCCATCACCTAGAGTCAAACGTCTCTGTCGGTGCCAGATGCCTCCTCCACCTCCAAAGCCAAGATACGCTCCTTTG